From Ictidomys tridecemlineatus isolate mIctTri1 chromosome 2, mIctTri1.hap1, whole genome shotgun sequence, the proteins below share one genomic window:
- the LOC144368527 gene encoding testis-expressed protein 38-like has product MGLPGQWVPWFFRLLGLCIVITAGCILLLHWRKNLRRRQHAQQWVEVMKAANSSYNPVLYWVNKRRKYGMTATIRIDPPRPVAYTDIELQIPVLPSDPLPCEDMCHTFVARSPNEEAAVPLQPALVVTQEPSPKGMPERQTPSLFPIVVPV; this is encoded by the exons ATGGGCCTTCCAGGCC AGTGGGTGCCATGGTTCTTCAGATTGTTGGGGCTCTGCATCGTGATAACTGCTGGCTGCATCCTCTTACTCCACTGGAGGAAGAACCTGCGGAGGAGGCAGCATGCCcagcagtgggtggaggtgatgaaAGCTGCCAACTCCAGTTATAACCCAGTGCTGTACTGGGTCAACAAACGACGCAAATATGGCATGACGGCCACCATCAGAATAGACCCTCCCCGGCCTGTTGCCTATACTGATATTGAACTCCAAATTCCGGTTCTTCCATCAGATCCACTCCCCTGTGAAGACATGTGTCACACCTTCGTAGCTAGAAGCCCCAATGAGGAAGCTGCTGTTCCCCTCCAACCTGCTCTGGTGGTTACACAGGAGCCCTCACCTAAGGGGATGCCAGAGCGCCAGACCCCATCGCTCTTCCCAATTGTCGTTCCAGTGTGa